The following nucleotide sequence is from uncultured Draconibacterium sp..
GCTACCGAAGATGTAATGGACACCATGAAAGCATTGGGTGATGTAGCTGCAGGTGTCTCGGTACCAATATCAAGGATAGCTGTAAATTACGGACAGGTAGCCACGCTGGGTAAATTGCAGAGTAGAGAATTAAAAGATTTTGCAATGGCCGGAATTCCGTTAGTTGACGAGCTGGCTAAAAACCTCGGAAAAACCAAAAACGAAATTCAGGACTTAATCTCAGCTGGACGGGTTGGATTCCCGGAAGTAGAAAAAGCATTCCAAACTATGGCTTCTGAAGGTGGTAAGTTCTACAACCTGATGGAGAAACAGAATGCTTCCGTAACCGGACAAATCAGTAACCTTCAGGATAAGATTGAGGTGATGATGAACCAGATCGGTGAATCGAATGAAGGGCTTATTTACAGCGGAATTGAAGGTGTTAGTTACCTGGTAGATAACTATGAGGAAATAGGAAAAGTACTGACCGGATTAGTTGTTACATATGGTACCTACAAAGCAGCATTAATGACTGTTGCTGCACTTGAAGGGGTTGTTGCTTCGAGTAAAACGGCATTGTTGTATCTGGAAATGTCGAGGGGATTGGGACAGGTAACTTTAGCGCACAGGGCAAGAGCTGTTGCTATGGGGATTGAAACAAAAGCACAGGCCGCATTAAATGCAGTAATGGCTGTGAATCCTTATGTATTACTAACCACGGTAGCTGTGGGAGCCGCTGCTGCTATTTGGGTGCTCCACGATAGCACAACCGCAGCCGAGAAAGCGCAGAAGAGATACAACGAAGAGCTTGAAAAAACGAAGGAGGCCAAAGAAAAACTAACTTCAAAAACGAACGCTTTAATATCCGCAATTAAAGACGAAACGAAAAGTAACTATGAACGGTTAAAATCGTACCGAGATCTTCAGCGTGAGTACCCTCGTTTATTTAAAGATATGGATGTTGCTGAATTCAAAGCAATACCAGATCAAGAATTGAAATTCAAAATAAATGTAGAACGCGACGATAAGGAGTTGAAGGAGCTTGAAAATGATTATAAAGCAACTCTTAATCGAATTAATGATTTGGAGGAGCAGTATAATTCAATGAGTTTAAAATCTGATAGGTATGGTACTTATTTGATTCGTTTACAACAGAAAATTACCCTTGAAAAAGAATATTTAAAAAAGCAGGAAAAGGAAATTGAGAATGCAAAGAAAATCAGAAAAGAAGCCGAGTTTGAAGCCAAGCCAACAAATGAAAAACTCGATTATTACAACAAAGAGCTGGAATCGCTGAAACAGCAACGTGCTGAGATTGAAAAAACACTGTTGAAATCGGAAGAAATTAACGGTCAGTGGGGCCAGTTTGGAGTACAAACGATAATTAACACCGGGAAGCTTGATGATATAAACACCAAAATTGAAGAAACAGCTGGCAAGATTGGAAAACTAACCGGGCAAGCTCCTGCAGTAGAAAATAAGGCTTATTGGGAAACCCAGAGAAAAGAGGCGAAAGAAGCATTGGAGGCGATGACCGCAGCACAGGAAGGTACCAAAGACTGGAACGAAAATATTGATAAACTGAACGAAGCGCAAAGCAAACTAAAACTTTATGATTTTACTCCTCAAGTAGAAAAATACGCTGAGCAGCTTCAAAAACAACTCCGGGAAGCACTGGCCAACAAACTGGGAATAACTATTGATGTTGAACCTACTTTACAAATCAAAAAAGACAAGTTAGAAGCTTTAAAGAATGAACTGTCTGCTTTAACCGATGAATCGAAAGACGGAAGCCCTAATCTTGAACGCAGACTTTATATAACAAAAGAAATCAGCAAACTTGAATCGGAAATAAATAATACAACAATTAAAGGGCGCAAGGCTAAAATTGATGTTACAAAAGTAACTCATAAGCAACTCAAGCCAATGAAGCAGCTTACTGAGGAGGAGATTAAAAGGCTTGAAGTACAAAGCCAGCAAATTGACTCATTACAATTGCAACAAGGAATATACCTTGATTTAGCAGAAGGGATTAATAAGAGCACGGAATTGCTTGGAGCATTTGGTTTTGCAGTTGGTGAGTTGGATAATGATTTGGGGCGTACAATTAATCAAATGGCTGATCTTGCTTTCAATGCTTCTGCCTTGTTTGGTAATTTAGGCACTGGCAATATGCTTGGTGCTGTTACCTCCGGATTGGGATTTTTGGGCAATGTATTTGCTCTATTTAAAGATGATGAAGACCATACGGTTACAGCCCTCGAAGCAATTAACAGAAGCCTTGAAACTCAATCTTCAATTCTTGCATCTTTAACCGGAGAAAGTTGGTTTAGCCTGATGAGCAAACAGGCAAGTGATTATAAAACAAAAATCGATGAATCAACTGATTCTCTTCGAAATCTTAATCTATTAACCAAAGAGGAAAATGATTTAATGCGCGAGGCCTGGAGGCAGCATCAAGAATCTTATCCTTATTGGACCGGTTCTGGGCCGATTAGTTGGAGCGATTTTAAAGACTTAAAAGGATATGTCTCTGAGACGTCAGGATGGGACATTGATCAATTCATTAAGGCCTGGGGAAATGGTGAAATTGCTTTGTCAGAAGAAGCGCAGGAGTATATTAACAATGCAGTTGAAGCTCAAAAAGGACTTGATAATTTGTATGCGGATTTAACTCTACTTACAGGTGAATCTATGGCAGATTCAATTATTCAAGGATTTAAAGAAGGGAAAACTGCGGCTGCGGACTTTGCAGATAATTTTGAAGATATGATGACTAATGCCATCCTAAATTCAATAAAGATGCAATTTCTAACCCCATTACTGCAAGCCTGGAACGAGGATCTTTATAATTACATGAATGACCAGGACGGGTTAACAGAGGATGAGATAAAGGCCCTACGACAAAAATACCAGAATATTATTGATACGGGATATGCACAGGTTGAGGCTCTTGAAAAGATTACCGGATTGGATTTAACAGGTAATACAGACACCGGAGGCTATTCAGAAGCCCAAGGTATCTCAAGAAGCTTGACAGAAGAAACAGGTTCCTTAATTGTTGGTCAATTCTACTCAATGCGGTTAAGCCTTAAAGAGATTGAGAAAAACACTGGCTACAATTATAAGCTTGAGTCAATTGATGAAAACACCCGACAGGCGACTGATTATTTAATGCAGAGTGTTGCGTTACAGCAGGAAATTGCTGACAATACAAGTCATAATGTAAGGATTAATGATTTGATAGATAAAGTTGAAGAGACTAATAAAATTCTTAAAGAAGGATTGACACAATGAATAAAAAGAAGAATCAAACACCCAGCAAGCAATTCGATGAATTGAAGGAAATTGCTAAAAAGGCTTACATGGTTCAGCAGCAGCTTTCTCTGTTAAATCAGGCCTATCAAACTTTTATTAAGGAAAAAGGATTGTCCGAAGAGTTTAAACAGTGGCATACTGACAAGTGTCTGGATCACATAATTGATATGAAAAAAAATTAAACCGTATCACGCATAATAAAGATTATAGGACAATTGGCGGTTTTGTAAGTGTTGTTAAATCAGTAGTTTAATGAGTTTTGTTGTAAAAATCTTGTGTCAAAAACTATAAATCGAGTCAATATGACAGCAAAAACCATAACGAAAAGTAAGAAAGTGGACATTGCAAGTCCACAACCTCAAAGCAATATCGAAGGTTATCAAGAGTATGTTGATGCCAGGCGCGAAAAGTGGCTGGCATATTCAAAATATTGTTGTTCAATGGAAGGAGCTGATGAGCTCGGACCGGTTGTTTTACAGAAGGTAATTACTGAAACATTCTCCATGGACAACCAGGAGATTGAAGAGCTTTATATTCAAAAATGTGGTCAGTTTACCATGTTGGACCTCACTATCCATCGATTTATCAAGTTCAGTTCTCAGGATTTGATTCATCCAAATGATTACATAAAAAAGCGGTACCCGATGTGGCTTGATCATGCTGAATATCATTGCAACCTGCAGGGGATCCATGATGAAGCCAATGATGTACTTAACGAAGTTCTTGTTTCCTTATTAAATAGGGGCGAAGCATGGTTGTTGCAAATGTGCAATACAAAAGCGAAATATGGTAAATTTCCGAACAGCGATCCTTACATGGAAATGGATATCTACGTTTTAAGGATGATTCAACTAAATATTAAATCTCCAACATCTCCTTACCAAAATAAATATAAAAGTTCGAATGATCGTTTGAAGATCAATACGGATATTGATTTTACAAGGCTAATTGTTGAAGATGAAATTATTGATACAAATGATGACCCGGCTGAAAGTTTGAAACGGCATAAGCTAATCATGTGGGTATTCAGAAGTTTAGACCTAACAGCATTTGAACGCAAGGTGTTTGAGCACCGGTTTGTTATGGAGGAACTGATGAGAACATGGCCCGGACCAGAAGGTAAAAAACAATGCTATGACGCTTATAATCGCGTTTCCGATGCAATTAAGATTATTCTATATCGACAGAATCATATACAGAAGCAACCAGTATTAAAGGCGTCGAATTTAACAGCTACGGGAAAATGGCATCGACGGCTTACCGAACTAGTTGACGGTTTTTTCCAAAACAGAATCATTCACCCAAAAAAATCAAAAACGAATAATAACCAGGGGAAACTCCCCACAAAACAAATAGCATGAATAGTGATATAATTAAAATTAAACCGGAATGGGAACACATTTACAAGAAGCACGACTCTAAAGTGAATGAAATTCAGCAAGTTGTAAATAATTTGATTGAGAATGGCCTTAAAGTAACTTTTGGCGATATTCAGAACTTAGTTAACAATGGAACAGCACTTTACGAGCAAGCAGAGCAAGCCGCGAAGTCGAACGCAAGTGTTTTCTCACTACCAGCGGCGAAAAGAAAGTTTATTGAAGAAAACACATTGATCCTAAATGATCGAATCTCAGAAGCCAAGAAAGAGCTGATTAAAATTTTGGCATTGGAAGGTGTAAATACTTTATCCATCGAAGCCTTTGAATTAACAAAGGGAATTGTCAGTATTTCTGAAACGTGGATCGAAGCACTTAAAGAATCGCACACCATAAGAACCTCTGAGAGACGCGAAAGAGCGTTGGAATTGATGAGCAACTTTGAAGTAGCCGCAAATGAGTTAAACGAGTTTGTAAAAGAGAATAAGTATTTCGGAGCTGGCATATCAACCGCTAGTGATACACGGCGCTGTTTGATGTGGATAGGAGAGAGGGGCGAAATCAACCGGGATATTGACAACCTGGAATTTATCAATTAAAAAGCGACTAAGATGAACGACGCAAGAAAAAAGATCGAAGAGTTTAAATCAAATAATCGTTTTCCTGGAATGGGAATAGCTCAGCTTGACATAGAGCTACCTGATGGGTATGAGTCAATGGATTATCATTCAAAAAATAAAACCTACGAGCAGGCACTTGACACAGCAATAGCCAAACATTTAAAGGTTGAATTGACCGATGAAAGTACTTGGATAGAAGAGCGAAATAAGTCAATGGCTGACGAATGGGCCAGGAGTTTACCAGATAAATAACCAGGGATTAATTTCTCTGGTTTTGAAAACAACAAAAAAATACAAAAATGGGACTGAGAAAAGGACAGACAAATAATCCGAACGGTAGACCTAAAGGAAAGCCTAACAGGGTTACAACAGATATGAGGGACGTTTTACAAACTGTTCTGAATAAGGAAATGACCCCGATTAAGTTGTCAAACCTTTTAAAGAAGCTGGGGCCAAAAGATAGGATGCATGCGTTAACAAAGATGTTAGAGTTTTCGATTCCAAAACTTCAAAGCATTTCCGTTCAGGCACAAATTGAAGCTGAATATGAGCAGCTTGAACGGTTGTTGCAAAGAGCCCCGGATGAAGCAATTGATAAGATATTTGACAGATTAGAAGCTTTAAAAAATGGACAGGAGAAAGAAGATTAACGCGATTTTAAGAGCCATAAAAGGGCAAGCTCAAATTGTTACCGATCCTTCAGAGGGATTTATTTTGATGCAACAAAATATTGCACTACGAAAATGTAAAAAGCCGATTATTACCTATGAGTTCGGCGGTGCTTTAAAGACAGCAATGGAAAGTTTGTTTAGGACCATAAAGGCAAAAAGAGATGAACCGAAAACAAAAGATTGACGCTATACTAAATCAGGTCCAAGGAGGTAAAAGAGGGAGTATACCGGTCCTTTTGTGGATTAAGGATCCAAAAAAAGTAATGAGTAAGATAAAGCTTAAAACACGTGTCCCGGATTGATCGACAAAGGAAAATAGACCTCATCCTTAAAACGCTGAATAACGAGGCGCAAATAACAACCGGGGGAATTATCACATTTGAGCCGGTTGTTATAACTGATCACGGAAAGTATTTCTCCAGGGATGGGAAAGAGATCAAAGATTTTGCAGCGTATTGTCAGCATCTCACCACAGAGGCGGTTATTGTTTTGCCCGATAACGGCCGGTAGATCAAATCCTATTTTTCACCTACAGTTAGCCTGGTTCCACAATTCGGACAGGTGAATTCATTTGATTGTGGTTGCTCGAAAAGATCAGTCACAGGAACAGCAAGTGCAGCTGCAATCTTTTCCAGGACCTCAACGCTTGGATTTCCGTTAATGTGCTTACTAAGGCCAACCCGGTTGATTCCCATAATCTCCGAGACGTCCTTAATCGATAGTCCTTTTTCCTTTATGATTTCTTTGATCCGTAGGCTGCTCATAAATTCAGTGATTTTTAAATATGCTTTAAAGATATGTAAATTCTATGACGTAATACAATCGTGCTACGAAAAAATATAAAACGAAGTGCAAAAAGTTACTTTTATATTTGGAAATGTATATTTATCGCACTACATTTGACAAGAAAATGTAATCAAAATGGATATCACCGAAAGAACAGCCAGAAAATTGAGACAGGATTTAATCAGAAGATCTGGCACCCAAGAGTACTTATCAAGCTTCGAAGATTACCTGATGGACCAGGAGCAGCTCAGCAAAGCCGAAAGGTTTGAGATTTACTACGAGGCCAGGCGCGGTGTTATCGATGAATTTGGAGAATAAAACACAGTAAGAATACGTAAAAATTAATGTTATGAGTGGAAATAAAAGTGAAGCTATTGTTCGAAAATTGAGACCGGTTATCAATGGTGATAAATTGGTGCTTGTAGGTGGGAGAGAGTTTGATTTGAATGTGATCGAAGATTTGTTGGAATGGTCTGAAACAATCCGTAATTCAATCGATAAGGTTTCATTGTGCTCAAATCAATTTGCCTCTTATGCTCTTTTTAATTCGGACAAGATTAATGTTGAAGATTCAGGATTTGTATTTCCAAATCAGGAAGATCTTTATTGGACTAATTTCCTACTTGAAAAATTAGCACGATTATCATGGGACAAAGACTTGGCCAAATAAATCCTACTTTACTCTCAGCCGGTGAGCAGGTATTCCTTTCCCGTATTACGGAGAAGCAGGGTAGAGGTGAGGAGCTAACAATCTCAGAAAGGCAGTTTATTACTGATATGGAGGCCCGATCAATGAAAACCACTAAAGTTATTTGTTATGTGTAGTCGTTGTAAAGAACTTGAAGAAACGATCAGGTTAAATGAATTCATTATTGAGAATCAGTTTACTATTATTGAATCTCAGGAGCAAAGTATCGAAACACTGCATGGCCTAATAAATGATTATAACCAACCTCTACAAAAGAGTCATGCCCCTCATTTGAGAATTGTACGTTAAAATGTAACTTAGTACTTTGAAATATTTTCAACTCGCTTATCTCGAGTTAAGCCTTCCAGAAATGGAGGGCTTTTTTGTAATACTATAATTTCGATTCATGCTCCTTTTTTCATAGTTTTGAAAGAAAACAAAACCAATGGAAGCAAAAGAATTAAGAATTGGGAACCTAGTAATTGAGAGCAATACAAAAACGCTATTGATGGTTGAAGGCATCCTTGAGTCAAATAATAAAGAATACAAAATCAGTACGTCAACAATCGAAGGTATTGTTGGAAGAAAAGGGAGCCTTCCGGTTTCTGCTCTTTCTGGTATAAAACTTGCCGAAGATTGGTTCAATAAATATGGGATTGAAGAAACAAATGGCCCAATTAATAGCAACGATCATTTTAGGACTTCAGAGACAAAATATTATAATTTTAAAGATGCTTGGATGGTTATTAGGGTAAATATCGATTCTATTTGGCTTTGTTTTGATTTTGAATTTGCAATTAAGCAGGTATGTAAGTTGGAATATGTCCATGAACTACAAAATTTATACTTTTCAATAACAGGCGAAGAGCTATAGATTATGCTCATTTCAAAAGTCAAAAAGACAGAATTCATATTTAGATTCTGTCTTTTTGTATAAATTCGGCAATAAGGCTAATTCTTGAGTGTTGATTATCAGTTGTTTGAGTTTGTGCTTAACACAATGTTGTTTATAGGACTAAGGTTGGTTTTGTAAAGTTTGCGGACAAAAGTTTGTTTTTGCTTATTGGGATTCTTACCTTAATACCTCCAAAAACATTAACCTTGTACTAATGAAAAAATTAATCTACCTGATCATTGCTATTTTCATATTCTCATGCTCGGATGATGAGGCATCGAAAGAACCAGGAAGCATTGAGGTTACTATTTCCTATTACTATAATAATTTTATCGGCTATCGCAATGATGTCGGCGCAAAAGTGTTTGTTTATGATTCTGATTTAAGTAACCAAATACACCGTGATTCGATGAATGTGGTTTTTGCCAGGCTTGGGATATTGGTTGATAAAGACGGTGAAATCATTGGTGGTGATTTTGAAACACCTAGTTTGTATGAAGAAGAGGCCAATGCAGATGGTGTAGCTTTTATTTCTGACGTTAAGCCTGGGGATTATTTTATAATGGTAGCCTCAGAAGGCAGATGGACTTACAGTGTAAAAGAGATTGAGGTATTACCGGGAGAGAACTTGATTCTCACAAAGAATTTTGGTTATCTTAATGAGTTTCTGCCACGGGGTGAATCTTGGTAAAACACAATAAAAATATTGGTCCTATTGGACTTTGTGAAGGAGGAATATCACGAGGAAAGGTCAGTCGGTTGGCTGGCCTTTTACAACTACCTACTAGTAGCTGCCTTTCTATTATATGATTGAATAATAACAACAATAATTTTAAACCAATAATTATGAGAGAAATGATCGGTATTTTTATGGAAGATCGAATAGAAGGAATGCGGCCTTTAACTGTCCTTAAAAAGATAGCAGACGTATCTTTGGATGATCTTCAGGCATATGAAGGAATGACGGAGGATGAGAAGATTGAGGCCTTTATAAAAGAGAATCAAATGATAATTAAAAACACTAAGTGTAAGATTGTCAAGTATAAAGAGTATGTTAAAACCAATTACAATTAATTATAATAACTACAAAATTATGCTTTCAGATTTTTTTAGAATTAACCTACCGTACGGATTGGCTAGAAATAAGAATGGAGAATGGATGGCTTTTAATCGAGAGTATATGCCCTTAGGATTTAATAGTAAGGATCACAGAACTGATTTTTTTCCAGAAAAGGAAATTCAAGGATCTCCAATTTATACGCGTTACAGAGGTTTAACAGAGAAGGTGCTTTTAAGTATTGCTGCAAGGGATGGCGAATCTGTAAGAAGAGATGAAAAAGGAGAGATATATGAAGTTTGGTTGTATCATGATGGAACAAATCCTATGAATCAATCCAGCAAGTCAAATCCATATTGGAAAGAGTATTGGGCCAAACTGGAAATCCTCTCAAAATTGCAAAGAAAATAATAGGGGATGATATATTAAGAAGCCTGGTAATTAATGCCGGGCTTTGTTATATCTTTGTATGTGGTTACGAAAAAAGAAACACCCCTGGTTCAGCAGGGATGTTTTCTCACCTAACTAAATTAGGATCTTCTATGAAAAAACTGAATACAAGACCTTTGTACTTGTATTTATTCGTTATACGAGCAAATTAGTAGGATTGTTTTAAATTGTCGTTATGATCTTCCACGGCGGCCAGAACATATTAAAAGCGATCCAGATTGAAACCGATTCCAAGGTGAATAAAGGTTTAACCTCAACATATAATCATTCATGAGGATGACGTGCCGGCGCTGGTTCGGGAGATGGTTGCAGCTGGCATGATGCCGAAAGGCGGCCTGACGGAAAAGATTGTGATAGGCAGCTCTCACGTGATCCGGACTCGGGATATTAGACAGGGGAGTGTTGCTGTTATGGAGAGTTAATTTATATCCAAATACAATAT
It contains:
- a CDS encoding tape measure protein, with amino-acid sequence MNDKEWYAIGIDTSDFYKQAKQTKREFTSIGNTAYNAGMKVDRSFQMIGKGALAYLSVRQLAQYSNAIIQIRGEFQQLGIAFETMLGSKAQADKLMAETVTFAQKTPFTLTDVASNIKQLMAMGIATEDVMDTMKALGDVAAGVSVPISRIAVNYGQVATLGKLQSRELKDFAMAGIPLVDELAKNLGKTKNEIQDLISAGRVGFPEVEKAFQTMASEGGKFYNLMEKQNASVTGQISNLQDKIEVMMNQIGESNEGLIYSGIEGVSYLVDNYEEIGKVLTGLVVTYGTYKAALMTVAALEGVVASSKTALLYLEMSRGLGQVTLAHRARAVAMGIETKAQAALNAVMAVNPYVLLTTVAVGAAAAIWVLHDSTTAAEKAQKRYNEELEKTKEAKEKLTSKTNALISAIKDETKSNYERLKSYRDLQREYPRLFKDMDVAEFKAIPDQELKFKINVERDDKELKELENDYKATLNRINDLEEQYNSMSLKSDRYGTYLIRLQQKITLEKEYLKKQEKEIENAKKIRKEAEFEAKPTNEKLDYYNKELESLKQQRAEIEKTLLKSEEINGQWGQFGVQTIINTGKLDDINTKIEETAGKIGKLTGQAPAVENKAYWETQRKEAKEALEAMTAAQEGTKDWNENIDKLNEAQSKLKLYDFTPQVEKYAEQLQKQLREALANKLGITIDVEPTLQIKKDKLEALKNELSALTDESKDGSPNLERRLYITKEISKLESEINNTTIKGRKAKIDVTKVTHKQLKPMKQLTEEEIKRLEVQSQQIDSLQLQQGIYLDLAEGINKSTELLGAFGFAVGELDNDLGRTINQMADLAFNASALFGNLGTGNMLGAVTSGLGFLGNVFALFKDDEDHTVTALEAINRSLETQSSILASLTGESWFSLMSKQASDYKTKIDESTDSLRNLNLLTKEENDLMREAWRQHQESYPYWTGSGPISWSDFKDLKGYVSETSGWDIDQFIKAWGNGEIALSEEAQEYINNAVEAQKGLDNLYADLTLLTGESMADSIIQGFKEGKTAAADFADNFEDMMTNAILNSIKMQFLTPLLQAWNEDLYNYMNDQDGLTEDEIKALRQKYQNIIDTGYAQVEALEKITGLDLTGNTDTGGYSEAQGISRSLTEETGSLIVGQFYSMRLSLKEIEKNTGYNYKLESIDENTRQATDYLMQSVALQQEIADNTSHNVRINDLIDKVEETNKILKEGLTQ
- a CDS encoding helix-turn-helix transcriptional regulator; its protein translation is MSSLRIKEIIKEKGLSIKDVSEIMGINRVGLSKHINGNPSVEVLEKIAAALAVPVTDLFEQPQSNEFTCPNCGTRLTVGEK
- a CDS encoding carboxypeptidase-like regulatory domain-containing protein: MKKLIYLIIAIFIFSCSDDEASKEPGSIEVTISYYYNNFIGYRNDVGAKVFVYDSDLSNQIHRDSMNVVFARLGILVDKDGEIIGGDFETPSLYEEEANADGVAFISDVKPGDYFIMVASEGRWTYSVKEIEVLPGENLILTKNFGYLNEFLPRGESW